In Fundulus heteroclitus isolate FHET01 chromosome 18, MU-UCD_Fhet_4.1, whole genome shotgun sequence, a single genomic region encodes these proteins:
- the LOC105926777 gene encoding E3 ubiquitin-protein ligase RNF182: protein MARDDMAEVDLPSSAAEPPGEASPAFPYEEYECKICYNYFDLDRRAPKILECLHTFCEECLNTLHLREERPWRISCPVCRHRTPVPDYRIQNLPNNTKVTEDFPLYIDSDPLPQDALPPYPPPLHPALVALRREEASGASQATPSTTVSTATTLSQDSVRYDSCQSCKRVALTTGCVCVIFSFLSMLVLLFMGLIFVHSHSIPPSPAGPICLSVASILAMFSVVVTWLICWLKYRPDHETGRASATSNSRRNA from the coding sequence ATGGCGAGAGATGACATGGCAGAGGTAGACTTGCCGTCAAGCGCAGCGGAGCCCCCCGGCGAAGCCTCCCCGGCCTTCCCCTACGAGGAGTACGAATGCAAGATCTGTTACAATTACTTCGACCTTGACCGGAGGGCTCCGAAGATCCTGGAATGTTTGCACACGTTTTGCGAGGAGTGCCTGAACACGCTTCACCTCCGGGAGGAGCGGCCATGGCGCATCAGCTGCCCCGTGTGCCGCCACCGGACGCCCGTCCCGGACTACCGGATCCAGAACCTGCCCAACAACACCAAGGTGACGGAGGACTTCCCGCTCTACATCGACTCGGACCCCCTGCCGCAGGACGCGCTGCCGCCGTACCCCCCGCCGCTGCACCCGGCTCTCGTCGCCCTGCGCCGGGAGGAGGCGTCCGGCGCCAGCCAGGCGACCCCGTCCACCACGGTGTCCACGGCCACGACCCTCTCTCAGGACTCGGTGCGCTACGACAGCTGCCAAAGCTGCAAGAGGGTGGCGCTGACCACCGGCTGCGTGTGCGTGATTTTCTCCTTCCTGTCCATGCTGGTGCTGCTGTTCATGGGCCTGATCTTTGTGCACAGCCACAGCATCCCGCCCTCCCCGGCCGGACCCATCTGCCTGTCGGTGGCCAGCATCCTGGCCATGTTCTCGGTGGTCGTCACGTGGCTCATCTGCTGGCTCAAATACAGACCTGACCACGAGACGGGCCGCGCGTCCGCCACCAGTAACTCCAGGAGGAATGCCTGA